From Chryseobacterium joostei, the proteins below share one genomic window:
- the rnhA gene encoding ribonuclease HI, translated as MRIEIYTDGACSGNPGKGGYGILMRVPEKNYQKTFSKGFRKTTNNRMELLAVITAMEKLKSAENDIHVYTDSKYVADAVNQNWITGWIKRGWKNVKNPDLWKKFIELYNKHTPTMHWVKGHAGHFENELCDKLAVAAANSPDLDIDTYFEGLDNNSLF; from the coding sequence TTGAGAATCGAAATTTACACCGATGGTGCTTGTAGTGGAAATCCCGGAAAAGGCGGATATGGAATTCTCATGCGTGTTCCTGAAAAAAACTACCAAAAAACGTTTTCAAAGGGTTTTAGAAAGACCACCAATAACAGAATGGAGCTCCTTGCAGTGATTACAGCAATGGAAAAACTGAAGTCTGCAGAAAATGATATTCATGTGTACACAGATAGTAAATATGTTGCAGATGCCGTAAACCAAAACTGGATCACAGGATGGATTAAAAGAGGTTGGAAAAATGTAAAAAACCCAGATCTCTGGAAAAAATTTATTGAACTCTACAACAAGCATACCCCTACAATGCATTGGGTAAAGGGGCATGCCGGGCATTTTGAAAATGAACTTTGTGATAAACTAGCCGTTGCTGCAGCCAATTCTCCTGATCTTGATATTGATACTTATTTTGAAGGATTAGACAACAATTCTCTCTTTTAA
- the dnaB gene encoding replicative DNA helicase, with protein MAQKETLSSLTHGNFAKELSIADGKMPPNAVDFERLVVGTFLIDKKGLDHSIDLLTPEVFYDPRHQVIFSTILKLYEGNHPVDLMTVIQDLKKDDKLSQAGGDHYIIDLTMGVSSSAHIEYHVRVILEKYILRSLINVSANVIDSSYKESTDVFELLDKAEQSFFEITNGTIKKGFDTANSLVKQAIDTIKSLKDKEGISGVPSGFRDIDKETGGWQNSDLIIIAARPAMGKTAFLLSMARNIAVGHQIPMALFSLEMASVQLITRMIASETKISSEKLRKGTLDDEEWQRLFSNVSELENAPLYIDETPSLSIFDFRAKCRRLVMQHGVRLIMVDYLQLMTAGSSGKGVGNREQEISMISRSLKAIAKELNVPVIALSQLSRSVETRPGKRPQLSDLRESGAIEQDADIVSFIFRPEYYKITVWDNDDEGQETSTENQAELIIAKHRNGATADVRLSFLKHFAKFGDIEAAFDSNAGGGYPSNFGEPSGFDKIKTTIQPGAAFDLPDSSKLSGSSMNDFDDDDDFPF; from the coding sequence ATGGCGCAGAAAGAAACATTATCATCCCTTACCCACGGAAACTTTGCAAAAGAGCTATCTATTGCGGATGGAAAAATGCCTCCTAATGCAGTGGATTTTGAAAGACTTGTCGTAGGAACTTTTTTGATTGACAAAAAAGGTCTTGACCATTCCATTGACCTTCTTACCCCAGAAGTATTTTATGATCCCAGACACCAGGTCATTTTCTCTACCATATTAAAGCTTTATGAAGGGAACCATCCTGTAGACTTAATGACTGTCATTCAGGATTTAAAGAAAGATGACAAACTAAGCCAGGCAGGTGGTGATCACTATATTATTGATCTTACCATGGGGGTAAGTTCATCTGCCCATATTGAATACCATGTACGTGTAATTCTTGAAAAATATATTTTAAGAAGTCTTATTAATGTTTCCGCAAATGTAATTGACTCTTCCTATAAAGAATCAACGGACGTTTTTGAACTTCTGGACAAGGCCGAACAATCTTTTTTTGAGATCACTAACGGAACCATTAAGAAAGGTTTTGATACAGCAAACTCATTGGTAAAACAAGCCATCGACACCATCAAATCTCTAAAGGACAAAGAGGGAATCTCAGGGGTTCCATCAGGATTCAGAGATATAGACAAAGAAACCGGTGGATGGCAAAATTCTGACCTTATCATTATTGCAGCACGTCCGGCGATGGGTAAAACAGCATTCCTTCTTTCCATGGCAAGGAATATTGCAGTGGGACATCAAATCCCTATGGCTCTATTCTCGCTCGAGATGGCATCTGTACAGCTTATCACAAGGATGATTGCGTCCGAAACAAAGATTTCATCTGAAAAACTTCGTAAAGGAACCTTGGATGATGAAGAATGGCAAAGACTTTTCTCCAACGTATCTGAGTTGGAAAACGCACCTTTATATATTGACGAAACCCCTTCTCTTTCCATATTTGACTTCCGTGCAAAGTGCCGAAGACTGGTAATGCAGCACGGCGTAAGGCTTATCATGGTCGATTATCTCCAGCTGATGACAGCAGGAAGCAGTGGAAAAGGAGTTGGAAACCGTGAACAGGAAATCTCCATGATTTCACGTTCATTAAAGGCAATTGCAAAAGAACTTAACGTACCGGTAATTGCACTTTCCCAGCTATCGCGAAGTGTAGAAACCCGCCCGGGAAAAAGACCTCAGCTTTCAGATCTAAGGGAATCCGGAGCAATTGAGCAGGATGCCGATATTGTATCCTTTATCTTTAGACCGGAATATTATAAAATTACTGTTTGGGATAATGATGATGAAGGGCAGGAAACATCTACAGAAAACCAGGCCGAATTGATTATTGCAAAACACAGAAATGGTGCAACAGCAGATGTCAGATTATCTTTCCTAAAGCATTTTGCAAAATTTGGTGATATTGAGGCTGCCTTTGATAGTAATGCAGGAGGCGGATACCCATCCAACTTCGGTGAGCCAAGCGGCTTTGATAAGATTAAAACAACCATCCAGCCAGGAGCAGCATTTGATCTTCCGGACAGCTCAAAACTTTCCGGGTCATCTATGAATGATTTTGATGATGATGATGATTTCCCATTTTAA